One window of Drosophila busckii strain San Diego stock center, stock number 13000-0081.31 chromosome 3L, ASM1175060v1, whole genome shotgun sequence genomic DNA carries:
- the LOC108600746 gene encoding potassium voltage-gated channel protein Shal has product MANVVETVPCGHRPGRAGTLPCGERYKIVFFCLDTACVMIFTAEYLLRLFAAPDRCKFVRSVMSIIDVVAIMPYYIGLGITDNDDVSGAFVTLRVFRVFRIFKFSRHSQGLRILGYTLKSCASELGFLVFSLAMAIIIFATVMFYAEKNVNGTNFTSIPAAFWYTIVTMTTLGYGDMVPETIAGKIVGGVCSLSGVLVIALPVPVIVSNFSRIYHQNQRADKRKAQRKARLARIRIAKASSGAAFVNKKKAAEARWAAQESGIELDDNYRDEDIFELQHHHLLRCLEKTTDREFVELEIPYNGQPKRPGSPSPMASPAHSTNSAAGLLQSCCGRCCSQRYQACGKYMPAASNAQNSQNNQPMDGTYLVEASF; this is encoded by the exons ATGGCCAATGTGGTGGAGACAGTGCCCTGCGGGCATCGACCCGGACGTGCCGGTACACTGCCCTGTGGCGAACGATACAAGATTGTCTTCTTCTGCCTGGACACCGCTTGTGTTATGATCTTTACCGCCGAGTACCTGTTGCGTCTCTTTGCAGCGCCCGATCGCTGCAAGTTTGTGCGCAGCGTCATGAGCATCATCGACGTGGTGGCCATTATGCCCTACTATATTGGTCTGGGCATTACGGACAACGACGATGTCAGCGGCGCCTTTGTCACGTTGCGTGTCTTTCGCGTCTTTCGCATTTTCAAATTCTCCCGCCACTCGCAGGGTCTGCGTATCTTAGGCTACACGCTCAAGTCTTGCGCCAGCGAGCTGGGCTTTCTGGTCTTCTCATTGGCCATGGCCATTATCATATTCGCCACCGTTATGTTCTATGCCGAGAAGAATGTGAATGGCACAAATTTCACATCGATTCCGGCGGCCTTTTGGTATACCATTGTGACCATGACCACGTTGGG TTATGGCGACATGGTGCCAGAGACAATAGCTGGCAAAATAGTTGGAGGTGTTTGTTCACTCAGCGGAGTGCTGGTGATCGCCTTACCTGTACCTGTTATTGTATCGAACTTTAGTAGAATCTATCATCAGAACCAGCGTGCAGATAAGCGCAAAGCGCAGCGG AAAGCACGGCTGGCGCGTATACGCATTGCCAAGGCGTCTTCGGGCGCCGCCTTTGTCAATAAGAAGAAGGCAGCGGAGGCGCGTTGGGCTGCGCAGGAATCGGGCATTGAGCTGGATGATAACTATAGAGACGAGGATATCTTTGAgctgcagcatcatcatcTGTTGCGCTGTCTCGAAAAGACAAcg GATCGTGAATTTGTCGAGTTAGAAATACCGTATAACGGCCAGCCAAAGCGACCGGGCTCACCCTCGCCCATGGCCAGTCCCGCCCACTCGACAAACAGTGCAGCCGGTCTGCTGCAATCCTGCTGCGGACGCTGTTGCTCACAGCGCTATCAG GCCTGTGGCAAGTACATGCCAGCTGCCAGCAATGCTCAAAACAGCCAAAACAATCAGCCCATGGATGGCACTTATCTGGTGGAGGCGTCCTTCTGA
- the LOC108599723 gene encoding transcription initiation factor TFIID subunit 6 isoform X1: MSNKASKPNTTASSMLYGSSISAESMKVIAESIGVGSLSDDAAKELAEDVSIKLKRIVQDAAKFMHHAKRQKLSIKDIDMSLKVRNVEPQYGFVAKDFIPFRFASGGGRELHFTEDKEIDLSEITSNSNVKIPLDITLRSHWFVVDGIQPTVPENPAPLSKDSQFLDSVNPVIKLDQGLNKDAAGKPTTGKIHKLKNVETIHVKQLATHELSVEQQLYYKEITEACVGSDEPRRAEALQSLGSDPGLHEMLPRMCTFIAEGVKVNVVQNNLALLIYLMRMVRALLDNPSLFLEKYLHELIPSVMTCIVSKQLCMRPELDNHWALRDFASRLMAQICKTFNTLTNNLQTRVTRIFSKALQNDKTHLSSLYGSIAGLSELGGEVIKVFIIPRLKFISERIEPHLMGTSMSNTDKTAAGHIRAMLQKCCPPILKQMRSAPDAAEEYKNDYGFLGPSLCQAVIKVRNSPASSAITLASTSISTAPITSAAQTATAIGRVSIPNAQRQGSPVVSALPQIRALQANQPAQKFLIVTQNSPQQSQAKLVRRGSSPHGLVLSSSSANGANASNSNSSSAGSIGGGTSSSLLSASRSNENSILDANSFIIETEIVRVPPELDDLSHLE; encoded by the exons atgagcaACAAAGCGTCGAAACCAAACACTACAGCCAGCAGTATGCTGTACGGCTCCAGCATATCTGCCGAATCAATGAAAGTGATAGCCGAGAGTATAGGCGTGGGATCTCTATCAGATGACGCTGCTAAAGAGCTTGCTGAAGATGTAtcaataaaactaaagcgcATTGTACAGGACGCCGCAAAGTTTATGCATCACGCTAAGCGGCAGAAGCTCTCCATCAAGGATATCGACATGTCGCTTAAGGTGCGCAACGTTGAACCACAGTACGGATTCGTGGCCAAAGATTTTATACCATTTCGTTTCGCATCCGGCGGGGGTCGAGAACTGCATTTTACGGAAGATAAAGAGATTGATTTAAGTGAAATAACTTCCAACAGCAATGTAAAAATACCACTGGATATAACGCTGCGATCGCATTGGTTTGTGGTGGATGGAATACAGCCCACAGTGCCAGAGAATCCTGCACCCCTGTCTAAGGACTCACAGTTCCTAGACTCTGTGAATCCTGTTATCAAATTGGACCAAGGACTAAACAAAGATGCTGCCGGCAAACCAACCACTGGTAAAATACACAAGCTCAAGAACGTGGAGACCATACATGTCAAGCAGCTGGCAACACACGAGCTATCTGTGGAGCAGCAGTTGTACTACAAGGAAATAACCGAGGCCTGTGTGGGCTCGGACGAACCACGTCGCGCTGAAGCTCTGCAATCACTTGGCTCTGATCCTGGCTTACATGAGATGCTTCCACGTATGTGCACCTTCATAGCCGAAGGCGTTAAGGTGAATGTGgtgcaaaataatttggcattgttgatttatttaatgcgcATGGTACGCGCGCTGCTGGACAATCCTTCGCTCTTTTTGGAGAAATAT ctaCACGAACTTATACCCTCAGTGATGACCTGCATAGTATCTAAGCAGCTATGCATGCGACCGGAACTGGACAATCATTGGGCCTTGCGTGATTTTGCCTCACGTCTGATGGCGCAAATTTGCAAAACATTCAATACGCTTACAAATAATCTACAAACGCGTGTGACACG catttTTAGCAAAGCGCTTCAAAATGACAAGACACATTTATCTTCGCTATACGGCTCCATAGCGGGATTGTCCGAGTTGGGCGGCGAAGTGATCAAGGTATTCATAATACCGCGGCTCAAATTCATATCAGAACGCATTGAACCCCACCTGATGGGCACCTCTATGAGCAATACGGACAAAACTGCCGCGGGTCACATACGTGCCATGCTCCAAAAATGCTGTCCGCCCATATTGAAGCAAATGCGTAGTGCTCCCGACGCAGCGGAGGAATATAAGAACGATTATGGCTTTTTGGGACCATCGCTATGCCAGGCGGTGATAAAGGTGCGCAATTCGCCAGCCAGCAGTGCAATAACGTTAGCCTCAACCAGCATTAGCACGGCGCCCATAACGAGCGCCGCCCAGACAGCCACAGCCATTGGCCGTGTATCAATACCCAACGCCCAACGACAAGG caGTCCTGTAGTATCTGCGCTGCCTCAGATACGAGCCCTACAGGCGAACCAGCCAGCACAAAAGTTTCTTATTGTTACGCAGAACTCGCCACAGCAGTCACAGGCCAAGCTGGTGCGTCGTGGCAGCTCGCCGCATGGCTTGGTGCTATCTTCCTCCTCAGCGAATGGCGCCAATGCATCGAACTCAAATTCCTCATCAGCTGGCAGTATAGGAGGCGGCACTAGCAGCAGCCTGCTGTCCGCATCGCGCAGCAATGAGAAT AGCATTTTGGATGCCAATTCATTTATCATTGAAACGGAAATTGTGCGCGTACCGCCCGAGCTGGATGACTTGTCGCATCTGGAATAG
- the LOC108599720 gene encoding histone-lysine N-methyltransferase ash1, giving the protein MSSGQHEAAAARKEKVFETQRTPESGSENEETDSITDQSSQSKSTKSATQFSVQRSDTDGLRMKISAIRFPPTKAANLHSVTASKQTKERKMSALEKEGEKGREASVCSTETKDRFKEQEKAMLAANPTKKIKVKHKKMTQKTSSSSNINNNNTYNNNNTNKSKRSNAAAFSSDSEDDLPLKMHMQQRAPRLLLTAIGQSQGEHLGLSSSDNEELPQLVKAAIKCVESDNEDVATKNKQQLPQYQSTLLQDFMEKTQMLNQVKQPGAASGSLLPQQQQLQLQQQRKRRGRPKKMSSSVATASSSVAAAVSNVNESADSGVISTTPSPKMPQSAAASEVSKPKIGMAYLGKTAYVLCIRKMMLQRKPSISQETVIHERKSGCKIKSRRSSAASMCSSYVSGTSRIRRRHRRKSFSHSKSLNIDSKLLTEIEIIASTFHARCRIQDDRLTASSGKEKLMADANKLQATLTAPATPLPLLNASSATTVSSAGSNALKPLKRALKKRKLNEPLIDFAMLSASAGHANGHHSNNVGNGSSSSNGAKRRHKKSSSNSGGSNSSSPDDHKLPLKKRHYLVTSGAEVPRPPFASNGKLNAEAWAAAAAAAKSSASTKAQAHFNAKKLTPKKRHLLVNQDAAPAAATAAVAVAVASSAAPSPSPLRVVIDSNSISGGKLLDISPSSLCSLKQQRRQGAKSRGSSSAAAAAAAAAAVAVAAAARDASPAGSSSCPPPGVFEPSVELEIQIPIPKLNESVITKSEVESPLLAALDMKEVADKKEQCQRVLETLLHKTGGNLLLKRKRKKINRTGFPTVRRKKRKVSVEQQLPQEQQAETDQLQQTTTRETRSNSSLAAEQCDRVPSAGEAQETFVARSSSQRTPRLSVVALERLQRPQTPAHNSVAGGGGVHAKRGRGRPKQLKAAQQVGPDPPAPADPVKKRGRVAAKQPAAVPRNIKLPAGVDPNTNFSCQIRLKRGKNMHHPASETPTPPAELELEPIVPQTRDELQRIEVEAEAKRQKQPTPLNEHEPLPALECAHSQSTDYGSCSDASEDKSNHKRAKRKKNYLVAGLYSNYYKQAAGVATVNGASTTSKPPRQPGDPSRLLPPPAYCERYYRRSRQDFELPFDIWWAYSHDKLPTRHVVPSWNYRKIRTNVYAESVRPNLAGFDHPNCNCKPQASGACLDNCLNRMVYTECAPSNCPAGDKCRNQKIQRHEVAPGVERFMTTDKGWGVRTKLPIAKGTYILEYVGEVVTEREFKQRMASIYLNDTHHYCLHLDGGLVIDGQRMGSDCRFVNHSCEPNCEMQKWSVNGLSRMVLFAKRAIESGEELTYDYNFSLFNPSEGQPCRCNMPQCRGVIGGKSQRVKPLPMDAKSKDAAVAAAEAAAKDAADGRGGRQRKHKAKKRAQAKETAGARLAIVAKQQQLSEKEKKHIKQCSIFLVRNFEKIRRCQAKRQKASCVIADTNTGADSPGRRPSTPSASSLLAAQISALCTPRNMKTRGLTQAVQDPELEKMARMAVVLRDICTALESLKMFELLAALSNGKKKKQQHQQKTGRLEFKAIQAQVEQGHYKTPQEYDEDMLQLFAEARQQYAEDAAKLQALETLLEGYEQQKADAYTQLLEILDKPELVECFKSNKLQQDAAQPIESTAVPAPAAPASSELVAGDDEDVISCICGLYKDEGLMIQCAKCMVWQHTECTKADINAENYQCERCEPRQVDREIPLDDFTEEGHRYYLSLMRGELQVRQGDAVYVLRDIPIKDEAGKVLPSQKHTYETIGAIDYQECDIFRVEHLWKNEEGKRFIFGHHFLRPHETFHEPSRRFYPNEVVRVSLYEVVPIELVIGRCWVLDRTTFCKGRPRECNDEDHCFICELRVDKTARFFSKAKANHPACTKSYAFRKFPEKLKISKCYAPHDVDPSLLKSRKQKTDIELAGTPLKPGKQEQKSGGTGNRKQRQTPAAVQVLTPQAPNGQLLKTKRSRLENVLNGMKLKCLDAQTAQEQPIDLSYLLSGRGARQRKTITSNTSSTVGTPSA; this is encoded by the exons ATGAGCAGTGGCCAAcatgaggcagcagcagcaagaaaggAAAAGGTATTCGAAACGCAACGTACACCAGAATCCGGCAGTGAAAATGAG GAAACAGACTCCATTACGGATCAGTCGAGTCAATCGAAGTCTACGAAATCAGCCACACAATTTAGCGTGCAGCGTTCGGATACAGATGGACTGCGCATGAAAATCTCAGCAATAAGATTCCCGcccacaaaagcagcaaatttacaCAGTGTTACAGcaagtaagcaaacaaaggaGCGCAAAATGAGTGCGCTGGAGAAGGAGGGGGAGAAGGGACGCGAGGCAAGTGTCTGTTCGACAGAAACAAAGGATAGATTTAAGGAGCAGGAGAAAGCCATGTTAGCTGCAAATCCAACCAAAAAGATTAAAGTCAAACACAAGAAGATGACACAAAAGacaagcagtagcagcaatataaacaataataatacctataataacaacaacactaacaaaagcaagcgcTCAAATGCTGCTGCGTTTAGCTCAGATTCCGAGGATGATTTACCGCTAAAGATGCACATGCAACAGCGAGCGCCGCGTCTATTGCTAACAGCCATAGGACAGAGTCAAGGGGAACACTTGGGCTTGTCCAGTAGCGATAACGAGGAGCTGCCCCAACTGGTAAAGGCGGCCATAAAGTGTGTGGAAAGCGACAACGAGGATGTTGCAaccaaaaacaagcaacaactgccGCAATATCAGTCAACGCTGCTGCAGGATTTCATGGAAAAAACGCAGATGTTGAATCAAGTCAAGCAGCCAGGTGCCGCAAGTGGGAGCctcttgccacagcagcaacagttgcagctgcaacagcaacgcaaGCGACGCGGTCGCCCCAAAAAGATGTCCAGCAGTGTGGCAACTGCTTCAAGctctgtggcagctgctgtgtcGAACGTCAATGAGTCTGCAGACTCAGGCGTTATAAGCACCACTCCATCGCCTAAAATGCCGCAGAGTGCTGCAGCTTCTGAGGTGTCCAAGCCTAAGATAGGCATGGCCTATTTAGGAAAGACAGCGTATGTGTTATGCATTC GCAAGATGATGCTACAGCGCAAGCCCTCCATAAGCCAGGAAACTGTTATACATGAACGCAAGAGCGGGTGCAAAATCAAAAGCCGCCGCTCCTCGGCCGCTAGCATGTGCAGTAGCTATGTGTCGGGAACGTCGCGGATACGGCGGCGTCATCGACGCAAGAGCTTCAGTCATTCAAAATCGCTGAACATCGACTCTAAGCTGCTCACTGAGATTGAGATTATAGCAAGCACGTTTCACGCTCGTTGTCGCATCCAGGACGATCGCCTGACAGCCAGCAGCGGCAAGGAGAAACTGATGGCGGACGCCAACAAACTGCAAGCGACCTTGACAGCACCAGCAACGCCTTTGCCGCTGCTTAATGCAAGCTCAGCGACAACTGTTTCAAGCGCCGGCAGCAACGCTTTGAAGCCACTAAAGCGCGCTTTAAAGAAACGCAAACTTAACGAACCGCTGATAGACTTTGCCATGCTCTCAGCAAGCGCTGGACATGCCAATGGTCATCATAGCAACAACGTGGGCAatggcagcagtagcagcaatgGCGCTAAGCGACGTCACAAAAAGTCTAGTAGCAatagcggcggcagcaacagctccaGTCCTGATGATCACAAGCTGCCGTTGAAGAAACGCCACTATTTGGTCACCAGCGGTGCTGAGGTGCCACGTCCACCTTTTGCCAGCAATGGCAAGCTCAATGCCGAGGCGTGggcagcggctgcggctgcagccaagagcagcgccagcaccaaAGCTCAAGCTCATTTCAATGCCAAGAAACTGACGCCCAAGAAGCGTCATCTATTGGTTAACCAGGATGCTGCACCAGCTgccgctactgctgctgtggctgtggcagttgcaagtaGCGCTGCGCCATCGCCTTCGCCATTGCGCGTGGTCATCGACAGTAATTCTATTAGCGGCGGTAAGTTACTGGATATAAGTCCCAGCTCGTTGTGCTcgctcaagcagcagcgacgtcaagGCGCCAAGTCTCGTGGCTCCAGTagcgctgctgcggcggcggcagctgcagcggctgttgctgttgctgccgctgctaggGATGCATCGccagcgggcagcagcagttgtccGCCTCCTGGTGTATTTGAACCATCTGTGGAGCTGGAAATACAAATACCCATACCCAAGTTGAACGAGTCGGTAATTACCAAGTCGGAGGTGGAATCGCCGCTGCTAGCAGCGCTCGATATGAAGGAGGTTGCCGATAAGAAGGAGCAATGCCAACGCGTGCTGGAGACGCTGCTGCACAAGACTGGAGGCAATCTGTTGCTCAAGCGCAAACGCAAGAAGATAAATCGAACGGGCTTCCCCACAGTGCGACGCAAGAAGCGAAAGGTCAGtgtagagcagcagctgccacaggaGCAGCAAGCCGAGACGGACCAACTGCAGCAGACGACGACGCGGGAGACTCGGAGCAACAGCTCTCTGGCAGCGGAGCAGTGCGATCGTGTGCCATCAGCGGGAGAAGCTCAGGAGACATTTGtggcgcgcagcagcagccagcgcacgCCGCGCTTGTCTGTGGTGGCACTGGAGCGACTGCAGCGTCCACAGACGCCGGCGCACAACAGcgttgctggtggtggtggcgttCATGCAAAGCGTGGACGCGGCAGGCCCAAGCAGCTAAAGGCAGCACAGCAAGTGGGGCCGGATCCGCCAGCACCAGCGGATCCCGTAAAGAAGCGTGGACGCGTTGCCGCTAAGCAGCCTGCGGCAGTGCCGCGTAATATAAAGCTACCCGCTGGCGTGGATCCCAATACAAACTTTAGTTGTCAGATACGGCTTAAGCGAGGCAAGAATATGCATCATCCGGCGTCCGAAACGCCCACGCCGCCAGCtgagctggagttggagccGATTGTGCCACAAACTAGGGATGAACTGCAGCGGATTGAGGTAGAGGCGGAGGCAAAACGGCAGAAGCAGCCGACGCCGCTCAATGAGCATGAGCCGCTGCCGGCTTTGGAGTGTGCCCACAGTCAGAGCACGGATtatggcagctgcagcgatgCTAGCGAGGATAAGAGCAACCATAAGCGCGCCAAGCGCAAAAAGAACTATCTAGTGGCGGGACTGTACTCCAACTATTACAAGCAGGCAGCTGGCGTGGCCACAGTCAACGGAGCAAGTACAACCAGCAAGCCACCACGTCAACCGGGTGATCCTAGCAGATTGCTACCGCCACCGGCTTATTGTGAGCGTTACTATCGACGCTCACGCCAGGACTTTGAGCTGCCCTTTGACATTTGGTGGGCTTACAGCCATGACAAGCTGCCCACGCGGCATGTGGTGCCTTCATGGAACTATCGTAAGATACGCACCAACGTCTATGCGGAGTCAGTGCGGCCGAATCTCGCGGGCTTTGACCAtcccaattgcaattgcaagccGCAGGCATCAGGCGCCTGCCTGGACAACTGTCTTAATCGCATGGTGTACACGGAGTGCGCGCCCAGCAATTGTCCAGCAGGCGACAAATGCCGCAATCAGAAGATCCAACGGCACGAGGTGGCGCCGGGCGTGGAGCGCTTTATGACCACAGACAAGGGGTGGGGTGTGCGCACCAAGCTGCCCATTGCTAAGGGCACCTACATACTCGAGTATGTGGGAGAGGTGGTCACGGAGCGCGAGTTCAAGCAGCGCATGGCCAGCATCTATCTCAACGACACGCATCACTATTGTCTGCATCTGGACGGTGGACTGGTCATAGATGGACAGCGCATGGGCAGCGATTGTCGCTTTGTCAATCACTCCTGCGAGCCCAACTGTGAGATGCAAAAGTGGAGCGTCAATGGCTTGTCACGCATGGTGCTCTTTGCCAAGCGTGCCATTGAGTCTGGCGAGGAGCTCACATATGACTACAATTTTTCGCTGTTCAATCCCTCCGAGGGTCAGCCCTGTCGTTGCAACATGCCGCAATGTCGCGGCGTCATTGGTGGCAAGTCGCAGCGTGTCAAGCCGCTGCCCATGGATGCCAAGTCCAAGGAtgccgcagttgctgctgcggaagctgcagccaaagatGCCGCTGATGGGCGTGGTGGACGCCAGCGCAAGCACAAAGCCAAGAAACGTGCCCAGGCCAAGGAGACGGCAGGAGCCAGGCTTGCCATCGttgctaagcagcagcagctatccGAGAAGGAGAAGAAACACATCAAGCAGTGTAGCATCTTTTTGGTGCGCAACTTTGAAAAG atACGTCGCTGCCAGGCGAAGCGTCAAAAGGCATCATGCGTGATCGCTGACACCAACACTGGCGCTGATTCACCCGGCAGACGTCCCTCCACACCGTCGGCCAGCTCGCTGTTGGCGGCGCAAATCTCGGCGCTTTGCACGCCGCGCAATATGAAGACGCGTGGTCTGACGCAAGCTGTGCAGGATCCGGAGCTGGAAAAGATGGCCAGAATGGCAGTGGTTCTGCGCGATATATGCACAGCGCTGGAGTCGCTGAAAATGTTTGAGTTGCTTGCTGCCCTTAGCAATGGCaagaaaaagaagcagcagcatcagcagaaGACAGGACGGCTGGAGTTTAAGGCCATACAAGCGCAAGTGGAGCAGGGACACTATAAGACGCCGCAGGAATACGATGAGGATATGTTGCAACTATTTGCCGAGGCGCGGCAGCAATATGCTGAGGATGCAGCCAAGTTGCAGGCGTTGGAGACCCTGCTGGAGGGTTACGAGCAGCAAAAGGCCGATGCTTACACTCAGCTGTTGGAGATACTGGACAAGCCGGAGCTCGTGGAGTGCTTCAAGTCCAATAAGTTGCAACAAGACGCTGCGCAGCCCATAGAATCAACCGCAGTTCCAGCTCcggcagcgccagcgtcaTCTGAGCTAGTCGCTGGTGACGATGAGGATGTTATAAGCTGCATTTGTGGACTGTATAAGGATGAGGGCCTGATGATACAGTGCGCCAAGTGCATGGTCTGGCAGCATACCGAATGCACCAAGGCCGACATCAATGCGGAGAATTATCAGTGTGAGCGCTGTGAGCCGCGCCAAGTGGATCGTGAGATACCTCTCGATGATTTCACAGAAGAGGGGCATCGCTACTATCTGTCGCTCATGCGTGGCGAGCTGCAGGTGCGCCAGGGAGACGCTGTCTATGTGCTGCGTGACATACCCATCAAGGATGAGGCGGGCAAAGTGCTGCCTAGTCAGAAGCATACGTACGAGACAATTGGCGCCATTGACTACCAGGAGTGCGACATCTTTCGCGTCGAGCATCTGTGGAAGAATGAGGAGGGTAAACGTTTCATCTTTGGCCATCATTTTCTGCGCCCGCATGAGACGTTCCATGAACCCTCGCGTCGCTTTTATCCCAACGAAGTTGTGCGCGTCTCGCTGTATGAGGTCGTGCCCATTGAATTGGTAATTGGACGCTGCTGGGTGCTGGACCGCACTACATTCTGCAAAGGACGACCGAGGGAGTGCAACGATGAGGATCATTGCTTCATCTGCGAACTGCGCGTGGACAAAACGGCGCGCTTCTTCTCAAAAGCCAAGGCTAATCATCCGGCTTGCACTAAAAGCTACGCGTTTAGAAAGTTTCCAGAGAAACTCAAGATCTCAAAGTGCTATGCG cCACACGATGTGGATCCATCGTTGTTGAAATCAAGAAAGCAAAAGACTGATATAGAGTTAGCTGGCACACCTTTAAAGCCGGGCAAACAGGAGCAAAAGTCAGGTGGCACGGGCAACAGAAAACAACGCCAAACGCCAGCAGCTGTGCAGGTGTTGACGCCACAGGCTCCCAACGGGCag CTGCTTAAAACGAAACGTTCACGTTTAGAGAACGTGTTGAATGGCATGAAACTCAAGTGTCTGGATGCGCAGACAGCGCAGGAGCAGCCTATTGATTTGTCCTATCTGCTGTCGGGAAGAGGCGCTCGGCAACGTAAGACGATCAcgagcaacaccagcagcactGTAGGCACTCCCTCAGCTTAG
- the LOC108599723 gene encoding transcription initiation factor TFIID subunit 6 isoform X2: MSNKASKPNTTASSMLYGSSISAESMKVIAESIGVGSLSDDAAKELAEDVSIKLKRIVQDAAKFMHHAKRQKLSIKDIDMSLKVRNVEPQYGFVAKDFIPFRFASGGGRELHFTEDKEIDLSEITSNSNVKIPLDITLRSHWFVVDGIQPTVPENPAPLSKDSQFLDSVNPVIKLDQGLNKDAAGKPTTGKIHKLKNVETIHVKQLATHELSVEQQLYYKEITEACVGSDEPRRAEALQSLGSDPGLHEMLPRMCTFIAEGVKVNVVQNNLALLIYLMRMVRALLDNPSLFLEKYLHELIPSVMTCIVSKQLCMRPELDNHWALRDFASRLMAQICKTFNTLTNNLQTRVTRIFSKALQNDKTHLSSLYGSIAGLSELGGEVIKVFIIPRLKFISERIEPHLMGTSMSNTDKTAAGHIRAMLQKCCPPILKQMRSAPDAAEEYKNDYGFLGPSLCQAVIKVRNSPASSAITLASTSISTAPITSAAQTATAIGRVSIPNAQRQGPVVSALPQIRALQANQPAQKFLIVTQNSPQQSQAKLVRRGSSPHGLVLSSSSANGANASNSNSSSAGSIGGGTSSSLLSASRSNENSILDANSFIIETEIVRVPPELDDLSHLE, from the exons atgagcaACAAAGCGTCGAAACCAAACACTACAGCCAGCAGTATGCTGTACGGCTCCAGCATATCTGCCGAATCAATGAAAGTGATAGCCGAGAGTATAGGCGTGGGATCTCTATCAGATGACGCTGCTAAAGAGCTTGCTGAAGATGTAtcaataaaactaaagcgcATTGTACAGGACGCCGCAAAGTTTATGCATCACGCTAAGCGGCAGAAGCTCTCCATCAAGGATATCGACATGTCGCTTAAGGTGCGCAACGTTGAACCACAGTACGGATTCGTGGCCAAAGATTTTATACCATTTCGTTTCGCATCCGGCGGGGGTCGAGAACTGCATTTTACGGAAGATAAAGAGATTGATTTAAGTGAAATAACTTCCAACAGCAATGTAAAAATACCACTGGATATAACGCTGCGATCGCATTGGTTTGTGGTGGATGGAATACAGCCCACAGTGCCAGAGAATCCTGCACCCCTGTCTAAGGACTCACAGTTCCTAGACTCTGTGAATCCTGTTATCAAATTGGACCAAGGACTAAACAAAGATGCTGCCGGCAAACCAACCACTGGTAAAATACACAAGCTCAAGAACGTGGAGACCATACATGTCAAGCAGCTGGCAACACACGAGCTATCTGTGGAGCAGCAGTTGTACTACAAGGAAATAACCGAGGCCTGTGTGGGCTCGGACGAACCACGTCGCGCTGAAGCTCTGCAATCACTTGGCTCTGATCCTGGCTTACATGAGATGCTTCCACGTATGTGCACCTTCATAGCCGAAGGCGTTAAGGTGAATGTGgtgcaaaataatttggcattgttgatttatttaatgcgcATGGTACGCGCGCTGCTGGACAATCCTTCGCTCTTTTTGGAGAAATAT ctaCACGAACTTATACCCTCAGTGATGACCTGCATAGTATCTAAGCAGCTATGCATGCGACCGGAACTGGACAATCATTGGGCCTTGCGTGATTTTGCCTCACGTCTGATGGCGCAAATTTGCAAAACATTCAATACGCTTACAAATAATCTACAAACGCGTGTGACACG catttTTAGCAAAGCGCTTCAAAATGACAAGACACATTTATCTTCGCTATACGGCTCCATAGCGGGATTGTCCGAGTTGGGCGGCGAAGTGATCAAGGTATTCATAATACCGCGGCTCAAATTCATATCAGAACGCATTGAACCCCACCTGATGGGCACCTCTATGAGCAATACGGACAAAACTGCCGCGGGTCACATACGTGCCATGCTCCAAAAATGCTGTCCGCCCATATTGAAGCAAATGCGTAGTGCTCCCGACGCAGCGGAGGAATATAAGAACGATTATGGCTTTTTGGGACCATCGCTATGCCAGGCGGTGATAAAGGTGCGCAATTCGCCAGCCAGCAGTGCAATAACGTTAGCCTCAACCAGCATTAGCACGGCGCCCATAACGAGCGCCGCCCAGACAGCCACAGCCATTGGCCGTGTATCAATACCCAACGCCCAACGACAAGG TCCTGTAGTATCTGCGCTGCCTCAGATACGAGCCCTACAGGCGAACCAGCCAGCACAAAAGTTTCTTATTGTTACGCAGAACTCGCCACAGCAGTCACAGGCCAAGCTGGTGCGTCGTGGCAGCTCGCCGCATGGCTTGGTGCTATCTTCCTCCTCAGCGAATGGCGCCAATGCATCGAACTCAAATTCCTCATCAGCTGGCAGTATAGGAGGCGGCACTAGCAGCAGCCTGCTGTCCGCATCGCGCAGCAATGAGAAT AGCATTTTGGATGCCAATTCATTTATCATTGAAACGGAAATTGTGCGCGTACCGCCCGAGCTGGATGACTTGTCGCATCTGGAATAG